The window GACAGTTTCTTTTCAGACACtaaatttatgtgtgtgttttagtgGAATTCCATATTGCCCCTACACCCAAAGGCTCAGCACCTTTTGAACAATTTTAATCTCACTtataaagttatataattttGCAATTGCTGCTAAGAGAGTAATGGTGTTAGTGTCTATGTTTACTcttgagtttcttctttttcttccttttaagaacagtaacaattttatttatttatttatttatttatttatgtgttatcTACAATTGTTAtaatatgttttacttttatattcaGCATTTCaatgcattctttttaaaatattttttgaggaagGTGAAGTTATATCTAGCCTTCTATTTGCTAGAAATGAAAGTCTAgccatttttcttgtttgtttttaaaatccttcTCTTTCTAGTGCCAAACACAATGTCTAGCTGTTCTTGTTCTTCAAGAAGTATTCATTCAAGGAATAAGAATATTAGagctaaataaaatatctgataGGAGCAACATATGGCCATTCTACCCATTAGATAGAATATAGAATTAAAATCTGAACTGAAGTGTGTGAATATGGGTGGTGGGGCATTATTGCTCCtcaacattttagaaaaaacatAGCCATTTTCAAGccagattttacttatttacagTCAATAGTTCTACTGTTTTCTCACCCTTGCTTCTATGTTGTCTTCTATTCTCtgtaacatttctttaaaattacacATCTTAGAGGAATCAGTTCCactgaaataccttgagaaagtCTCTTGAGAAACCAGAATGCAATCAAATGTAATTTTTGTTGTGGATGTTACTTTAGGGTAATCAGTGTCTGAACTGCAGGGATTCTGGTCTCATTagaataaagtgtgtgtgtgtgtgtgtgtgtgtgtgtgtgtgtgtgtgtatatatttgtctcatcttttaaatttgttctcactgaggaaaaaaattacaaatgtaacaccattattaccattattacatgtttattttttaaaattgttatagaACCTGGAATGATTTAGGTATCTACcattaaaatattgattattttaaatctCAGAAAAATATATGAACTGATTTCCTTTCTCAGACAAGAGTATGAAAACTTGGAGATGAATAGAAACATTCTAAATAAAGTCATATCCTAAACATTTTAATACACTTTGGTAAGttaaattcattctttttaaagtatttctatttcttttcatttttgtatttagcaTTGATTTgacaaataattgaaaattttaaatgtgatagAATCTTTTCAGTATTTGGATTCTTAAATTTCATGTAATTTAAGTCCATATCTTATTATATAATTCCAGTTAATGATGCTGTTATCAAAGTTTGCTGCTAAAGTGGATAGTTTCATATTTGTGTAATTAATTTAATTTGTAATACCTTTTAAACattctattttctaaattatagttcacaataaaatttatatgtagaAGTTATCTTTTATTAACAGAAAATTTTCAGTTAAGTGTCTAAGAGTAGCAGAAGAGAGAACATGTGTTAGAtctatgaataaaaaaatacaattttgaatatttgttggAAGTGCTTCTCCATATTGTCAAATCCGTCGATTACCTCTAAAGAGCAcataaaatatcaagaaaaaatataggtgtttattttatttattttatatttaacaaagCTAGTTTGTAAATAACTTGAGATATTTGtttgattattaaaataaacaaatacaaatagTGCTTAATTATTGCAGAAATGCTCCAAAAAGAAACTGTTCAATTGCAATGGTTTTAAAGTTTAATATTGATCAGCATGTACCAAAAGATATCGCACAAAAAATGCATATCACTGTTCTAGCGAGCTGTGTTTCTTATAGCTATACAACTATGTAAATTGTTATGTGTTTAATTCATACTCAATgaacaggaaatattttattgcagTTGCCTTCTTCAATCCTCTCAAGCACTTTTGGAgaagtaattataattatatccTGGATCTGGAGagttaaataacttgttcaataaaataaaaccaattgtCAACAATAGGTTTTGACATGGAATTAATGGATTCCTACTTCATATTGTTGTGGCAattgaaatgttttaattaaaatagataAATGGTGTAACTTAAAAATAATCCCAAATCATCACCATttgtatattataatttataaaatgatactcaaatttgagaagaaaaaacaGTTAATTCTAAAACAAATATGAACAGCTTTAAATATAAAGTGTAGATATCCAACCGTCCAGTGGAAATTGTATTTTTAGAAAGACTTAAATTGTTTAAACTATCTATTATAGGATGAACAACACGAAGAACTATTACAGAGCATTTGGTGAGTATCTATAGTTATATTCtgaattagtttttttaatttttaaaaaaattatttgagatgTCAGATAATGTTCAAAGCCCCCAAATGGTCCAGATATGCAAAATATGGGATTCAGTGTCCTAGGTCTCACAGTTAATGACTATCCAAGGCTGTTCTTCTACCATGAACATGAGGAATATTGTCCTGAAGCAAGAATCCTAGCTACTTTTAATAGGTATTGTGCAAAAGATAGGATTTTGTTTCATGAGTTTCAAAGTTAGGTCTGGCATCGAATGCTTCCCATGGTCGCAGAAGCCAGAATCCTTGGCATTTTTAAATGTCACCACTCTGGGTACTTGAACCTTCTTCCTTCCTGATGGGGCCACTTTGCTACTTATAAATTATGCCACtatatgaaataagtaaatcagaaaaaaacaagaactacatgattccatacattggtggaacataaaaatgagactaagagacatggacaagagtgtggtggttaccaggggtggggggagggagaacagggggagagttagggggagggggaggggcacagagaactagatagagggtggcgaaggacaatctgactttgggcgaggggtatgcaacataatttaatgacaaaataacctagacatgttttctttgaatatatgtaccctgatttattaatgtcatcccattaccattaataaaaatttatttaaaaaaaaattatgccacTATAGATAAGTGCTATATATAACTttggaataaatataattttacagactcttctcattaaataattttctacttAAAAGCAAATACAATCAGAAGAGGTCACTATAGAATAACTATTTACTTTTTCTAATGGTATATATTATACATGCTATTAATTTCAGTGATCATAGTATCTTTTAGTGCTAGTATAACTTTGGTTTTGAAGTGGACATTTTAGAGGCAGACTGAAACTGTGAGACACAAACTGTTTTTCACATATTGGTTGCTATGGAATTATAATCATATAAAACAACATTGCTAAAATGAAATTGGAGACCGCTTAGTCCCCTTGCTAGTTTTATGGATGAAACATCTCAGGTTCAAAAAAGCAGTAATTTTTATTCAAAGACTGACATTAATAATTGTCTGTGAATTTATACTTATACGTATTTTTCCCGAACAAATTCTAACCTCTGTGTCTTTATTCACAACAGAtcttgtaaaaagaaataaacgaATGGCTGGAAAGAATTTCACAGTTGTGACTGAGTTTATTCTTTTGGGATTGACAAATGATGCTCACCTGAAAGTTGTGCTTTTTGTGCTGTTCCTGGTGGTTTTTGCCATTGCCTTGGTGGGGAACCTGGGCATGATCTTCTTAATCCGAATCACTCCCATGCTCCACAcacccatgtacttcttcctcagcTGCCTTGCTTTGGTAGATGCATGCTTTGCATCTGCCATTGCACCCAAATTGTTGGTAAACCTCTTGGTTGTGAAGGGAACCATCTCCTTTTTGGCTTGCATGGTCCAGCACTTGTGTTTTGGGGTGTTTGTTACCACAGAAGGCTGCTTGCTCTCAGTGATGGCCTATGATCGTTATGTGGCTATTGCAAATCCTTTGCTTTACAGGGTGGCCATGTCTGAGGGGAAGTGTGTTGGACTGGTTGTTGGGTCATGGATATGTGGAATAATTAACTCACTAGTACACACAATAAGCTTGGGTCGACTGTCCTTCTGTAGGTTGAATGTTGTTAACCACTTCTTCTGTGATATTCCCTCACTCCTAAAGCTGTCATGTTCTGAAACCTCGATGAATGAGTTGTTGCTCTTAACCTTCTCTGGAGTCATTGCCAT is drawn from Saccopteryx leptura isolate mSacLep1 chromosome 1, mSacLep1_pri_phased_curated, whole genome shotgun sequence and contains these coding sequences:
- the OR5J2 gene encoding olfactory receptor 5J2 is translated as MAGKNFTVVTEFILLGLTNDAHLKVVLFVLFLVVFAIALVGNLGMIFLIRITPMLHTPMYFFLSCLALVDACFASAIAPKLLVNLLVVKGTISFLACMVQHLCFGVFVTTEGCLLSVMAYDRYVAIANPLLYRVAMSEGKCVGLVVGSWICGIINSLVHTISLGRLSFCRLNVVNHFFCDIPSLLKLSCSETSMNELLLLTFSGVIAIATFLVVMISYLFIVLAILKIRSAAGRQKAFSTCASHLTAVTIFYGTLSFNYIQPSSQYSVEQEKVVSVFYTLVIPMLNPLIYSLRNKEVKNAVKRTLEMKHFSC